Proteins from one Microbacterium proteolyticum genomic window:
- a CDS encoding DUF402 domain-containing protein, which produces MTSRPAPGTRLVFRWRKWDGSPHWEQDCVYLGSDDWGDWFGQQIGWRSVRPGREFVCREPNVTLVPASGDWAFTHNAAPHPVAVYIDLAWDAGWDDDGAPVGIDMDLDVVRRTDERGTWIDDRDEWDEHRVKYGYPADVVTHLESVAVDLERRVRDREAPFSDDVTGPWLKRLADLAQAGDGESGRA; this is translated from the coding sequence ATGACGTCCCGACCCGCACCCGGCACCCGGCTCGTGTTCCGCTGGCGCAAGTGGGACGGGTCCCCGCACTGGGAGCAGGACTGCGTCTACCTCGGCAGCGACGACTGGGGCGACTGGTTCGGGCAGCAGATCGGGTGGCGCAGCGTCCGCCCCGGCCGCGAGTTCGTCTGCCGCGAGCCCAACGTCACCCTCGTCCCGGCCAGCGGCGACTGGGCCTTCACGCACAACGCCGCCCCGCACCCGGTCGCCGTCTACATCGATCTCGCGTGGGATGCCGGATGGGACGATGACGGCGCCCCCGTGGGGATCGACATGGACCTCGACGTCGTGCGGCGCACCGACGAGCGCGGCACGTGGATCGACGACCGCGACGAGTGGGACGAGCACCGGGTGAAGTACGGCTACCCGGCCGACGTCGTGACGCACCTCGAGTCCGTGGCCGTCGACCTGGAGCGCCGTGTGCGCGACCGTGAGGCGCCCTTCTCGGACGACGTCACGGGGCCGTGGCTGAAGCGTCTGGCCGACCTCGCGCAAGCCGGGGACGGCGAGTCCGGCCGCGCCTAG
- a CDS encoding demethylmenaquinone methyltransferase — MSSDPNRADLGKDPQRVSGMFDQVAAAYDRTNSVLSLGNDRFWRVATLKAVAPQRGERILDLAAGTGTSSMAFVPSGAHVVAADFSRGMIAEGRRRHGNVPNLEFVQADATDLPFQDGEFDAVTMSFGLRNVNDPRRALRELRRVTKPGGRIVVCEFSHPPSRAFNGLYRFYNDRVLPTVAKAVSSNAEAYDYLNESIRDWPDQPTLAAWMRDAGWVDVAYRNLTFGIVALHRGSNPGA, encoded by the coding sequence GTGAGCAGCGACCCGAACCGCGCCGATCTCGGCAAGGACCCCCAGCGCGTCAGCGGAATGTTCGACCAGGTGGCCGCGGCCTACGACCGCACCAACTCGGTGCTGAGTCTCGGCAACGACAGGTTCTGGCGCGTCGCGACCCTGAAGGCCGTCGCGCCGCAGCGCGGCGAGCGGATCCTCGACCTCGCCGCCGGCACCGGCACGTCGTCGATGGCGTTCGTCCCCAGCGGCGCCCACGTCGTCGCGGCCGACTTCTCCCGCGGGATGATCGCCGAGGGGCGACGTCGCCACGGGAACGTCCCGAACCTCGAGTTCGTGCAGGCGGATGCCACCGACCTGCCGTTCCAGGACGGGGAGTTCGACGCGGTGACGATGTCGTTCGGACTCCGCAACGTCAACGACCCGCGTCGCGCGCTGCGGGAACTGCGCCGGGTCACGAAGCCCGGGGGGCGCATCGTCGTGTGCGAGTTCTCCCACCCGCCGTCCCGGGCGTTCAACGGCCTCTACCGCTTCTACAACGACCGGGTGCTCCCGACCGTGGCGAAGGCGGTGAGCTCCAACGCCGAGGCGTACGACTACCTCAACGAATCCATCCGCGACTGGCCGGACCAGCCGACGCTGGCAGCGTGGATGCGGGATGCCGGGTGGGTCGACGTCGCCTACCGCAACCTCACCTTCGGCATCGTGGCTCTCCACCGCGGTAGCAACCCGGGGGCGTGA
- a CDS encoding polyprenyl synthetase family protein: MTPRPPAAGTRLSGKLGLSDRIFGGLRARTLLSTVEAGLDLVESTLEREVRSADKLADVTARYLYEAGGKRVRPMLAILTAQLGRGTTPEVVEVATALELTHLGSLYHDDVMDGADKRRGVPSAQTVWGNNIAILTGDLLFSRASQLMARRGERAIQLQADTFERLVLGQMHETVGPQEGDEPVEFYLRVLADKTGSLIAAAAQSGVIYSGAPEEFEAPMVVFGEKAGVAFQLLDDVIDLSPDPSETGKVPGTDLRAGVPTMPYLLLGHRSDQASADLRARIDEGQDRIAAGADPAILDDPLTELREHETTRETLDLAHRWSQEAIDALAPLPDGAVREALTRFARAVADRSA; this comes from the coding sequence GTGACCCCGAGACCGCCCGCGGCCGGCACCCGCCTGTCGGGCAAGCTGGGCCTGAGTGACCGCATCTTCGGCGGGCTGCGCGCGCGCACCCTGCTGTCCACCGTCGAGGCCGGCCTCGACCTCGTCGAGAGCACCCTCGAGCGTGAGGTGCGCAGCGCCGACAAGCTCGCCGACGTCACCGCCCGATACCTGTACGAAGCGGGCGGGAAGCGCGTGCGCCCGATGCTCGCGATCCTCACCGCGCAGCTCGGTCGGGGCACGACGCCCGAGGTCGTCGAGGTGGCCACGGCCCTCGAGCTGACGCACCTCGGGTCGCTCTACCACGACGACGTCATGGACGGCGCCGACAAGCGCCGCGGCGTGCCCAGCGCCCAGACGGTGTGGGGCAACAACATCGCCATCCTCACCGGCGACCTCCTCTTCTCCCGCGCCAGTCAGCTGATGGCCCGGCGCGGCGAGCGCGCGATCCAGCTGCAGGCCGACACGTTCGAGCGGCTCGTCCTCGGTCAGATGCACGAGACCGTCGGCCCGCAGGAGGGCGACGAGCCCGTCGAGTTCTACCTGCGCGTCCTCGCCGACAAGACCGGGTCGCTCATCGCCGCCGCCGCTCAGTCGGGCGTGATCTACTCGGGCGCGCCGGAGGAGTTCGAGGCCCCGATGGTCGTCTTCGGAGAGAAGGCCGGTGTCGCCTTCCAGCTGCTCGACGACGTGATCGATCTGTCGCCCGACCCGTCCGAGACGGGCAAGGTGCCCGGCACCGACCTGCGCGCGGGTGTGCCGACCATGCCGTACCTGCTGCTCGGCCACCGGTCGGACCAGGCCTCGGCCGATCTGCGCGCGCGCATCGACGAGGGGCAGGACCGGATCGCCGCCGGCGCGGATCCCGCGATCCTCGACGATCCGCTCACGGAGCTGCGCGAGCACGAGACCACGCGCGAGACGCTGGACCTCGCCCACCGGTGGTCGCAAGAGGCGATCGACGCCCTCGCGCCCCTTCCGGACGGCGCCGTCCGCGAGGCCCTGACGCGGTTCGCCCGCGCGGTGGCCGACCGCTCCGCCTGA
- a CDS encoding FAD-dependent oxidoreductase yields MTKLRLAIVGAGPAGIYAADILLKAEREFDVSIDLFEQLPAPYGLVRYGVAPDHPRIKGVITALREVLDRGDIRIFGNVDFGTDITLDDLKQHYNAVIFATGAIRDADLDIPGIDAKGSYGAADFVSWFDGHPDVPREWPLEAESVAVIGNGNVALDVTRMLAKHADDLLPTEVPDNVYQGLKASPVTDVHVFGRRGPAQVKFTPLELRELGELRDVDMVVYDEDFDYDEASLTAIQTNKQVKVIDRVLQQWRTRPGVNNAGGEASRRLHLHFWAKPVEVVTDADGRVAAFRYERTKPDAEGGVIGTGEIREVAIQAIYRAVGYFGSPLADVPFDERHGVIPNHEGQVLASDSNERIPGLYATGWIKRGPVGLIGHTKSDAMETVRHVINDQAEWWRPAHPEEEAIPALLAERGVRWTDLAGWHRLDEHEIALGAPHERARIKVVPRDEMIRVSRGE; encoded by the coding sequence ATGACGAAGCTGCGCCTTGCCATCGTCGGCGCCGGACCCGCGGGCATCTACGCCGCCGACATCCTGCTGAAGGCCGAGCGCGAGTTCGACGTGTCGATCGACCTGTTCGAGCAACTCCCCGCCCCGTACGGCCTGGTGCGCTACGGCGTGGCCCCCGACCACCCGCGCATCAAGGGCGTCATCACCGCTCTCCGTGAGGTGCTCGACCGGGGCGATATCCGGATCTTCGGCAACGTCGACTTCGGTACCGACATCACGCTCGACGACCTCAAGCAGCACTACAACGCCGTGATCTTCGCCACCGGCGCGATCCGGGACGCCGACCTCGACATCCCCGGCATCGACGCGAAGGGGTCCTACGGCGCCGCCGACTTCGTCAGCTGGTTCGACGGCCACCCCGACGTCCCTCGCGAGTGGCCGCTGGAGGCCGAGTCTGTCGCGGTGATCGGCAACGGCAACGTCGCCCTCGACGTCACGCGCATGCTCGCCAAGCACGCCGACGACCTTCTCCCCACCGAGGTGCCCGACAACGTGTACCAGGGGCTCAAGGCCTCGCCCGTCACCGACGTGCACGTGTTCGGTCGTCGTGGCCCCGCGCAGGTGAAGTTCACCCCCCTCGAGCTGCGTGAACTGGGCGAGCTCCGCGATGTCGACATGGTCGTGTACGACGAGGACTTCGACTACGACGAGGCCTCGCTCACGGCGATCCAGACCAACAAGCAGGTCAAGGTCATCGACCGCGTGCTGCAGCAGTGGCGCACCCGCCCGGGCGTGAATAACGCCGGCGGAGAGGCCTCCCGCCGCCTGCACCTGCACTTCTGGGCGAAGCCCGTGGAAGTCGTGACGGATGCCGACGGCCGCGTGGCGGCGTTCCGGTACGAGCGCACGAAGCCCGACGCCGAGGGCGGCGTCATCGGCACCGGAGAGATCCGCGAGGTCGCGATCCAGGCGATCTACCGCGCCGTCGGCTACTTCGGCTCGCCGCTGGCCGACGTGCCGTTCGACGAGCGTCACGGCGTGATCCCGAACCACGAGGGCCAGGTGCTGGCATCCGACTCGAACGAGCGGATCCCGGGCCTCTACGCCACCGGGTGGATCAAGCGCGGACCCGTCGGCCTCATCGGCCACACCAAGTCGGATGCCATGGAGACGGTGCGCCACGTCATCAACGACCAGGCCGAGTGGTGGCGCCCCGCGCACCCCGAGGAGGAGGCGATCCCCGCGCTCCTGGCCGAGCGCGGAGTGCGCTGGACCGACCTCGCCGGCTGGCACCGGCTCGACGAGCACGAGATCGCCCTCGGCGCGCCGCACGAGCGCGCGCGCATCAAGGTCGTTCCGCGCGACGAGATGATCCGGGTCTCGCGCGGCGAGTGA
- a CDS encoding isochorismate synthase translates to MDDVLDYTTGYDPLFWSRRGESLAGFGDLLTLRYTGAQPGDATIADRWRRIAAAADIDDPLGLPGTGLVAFGSFVFDPRSERESILRVPGTIVGRHGGRAWVTRLAFADTPDEPEPELPPRSPFGPHWSATLGPGRQTAEGYQEAVHHAVEAIGVGEVRKVVLARDIVGTIPAGSDRRRLVRSLLEGYPDCWVFAVDGLIGASPETLVTVSRGTVTARVLAGTTARGGDADSDVAAALALTESAKDQEEHRFAVQSVLAALRPHTSALAAAEQPFTLKLPNVWHLATDVEGELSEAASSLDLVAVLHPTAAVAGTPTAVAMDVIRRLEPFDRGRYAGAVGWIGASGDGEWAIALRCAQIDPAAPASPTATITAYAGAGIVAESVPESELLETRVKFRPIVEALA, encoded by the coding sequence ATGGACGACGTCCTCGACTACACGACGGGCTACGACCCGCTGTTCTGGAGCCGCCGAGGAGAGTCGCTCGCGGGCTTCGGCGACCTGCTGACGCTGCGGTACACCGGCGCGCAGCCGGGCGACGCGACGATCGCGGATCGCTGGCGCCGGATCGCCGCCGCCGCCGACATCGACGACCCCCTGGGCCTGCCCGGTACGGGGCTCGTGGCCTTCGGCTCGTTCGTGTTCGACCCCCGGTCGGAGCGCGAGAGCATCCTGCGGGTTCCCGGCACGATCGTGGGACGCCATGGCGGTCGCGCGTGGGTCACGCGGCTAGCCTTCGCCGACACCCCCGACGAGCCCGAACCCGAGCTGCCGCCCCGCTCCCCGTTCGGTCCGCACTGGTCGGCCACGCTCGGTCCCGGGAGGCAGACCGCCGAGGGATACCAGGAGGCCGTGCACCACGCCGTCGAGGCGATCGGAGTGGGTGAGGTCCGGAAGGTCGTGCTCGCGCGCGACATCGTCGGCACGATCCCCGCCGGCTCCGACCGTCGCCGCCTCGTGCGGTCGCTGCTGGAGGGCTACCCCGACTGCTGGGTGTTCGCCGTCGACGGTCTGATCGGCGCGAGCCCCGAGACGCTCGTCACCGTGTCGCGCGGCACCGTCACCGCCCGGGTGCTGGCCGGGACCACGGCGCGCGGAGGCGACGCCGACAGCGATGTCGCCGCGGCCCTCGCCCTCACCGAGAGCGCGAAGGACCAGGAGGAGCACCGGTTCGCCGTGCAGAGCGTCCTCGCCGCCCTCCGCCCGCACACCTCGGCCCTCGCGGCCGCCGAGCAGCCCTTCACGCTGAAGCTCCCGAACGTCTGGCACCTGGCGACCGACGTCGAGGGCGAGCTGTCGGAAGCGGCATCCTCCCTCGACCTCGTCGCCGTGCTCCACCCCACCGCCGCGGTCGCCGGAACCCCCACCGCGGTGGCCATGGACGTCATCCGCCGCCTCGAGCCCTTCGACCGCGGGCGCTACGCCGGCGCCGTCGGGTGGATCGGCGCGTCGGGCGACGGCGAGTGGGCCATCGCCCTGCGCTGCGCGCAGATCGACCCCGCCGCCCCCGCATCCCCCACCGCGACGATCACCGCGTACGCGGGCGCCGGGATCGTCGCCGAGAGCGTGCCGGAGTCGGAGCTGCTGGAGACCCGCGTGAAGTTCCGGCCGATCGTCGAGGCCCTGGCCTAG
- a CDS encoding carboxypeptidase regulatory-like domain-containing protein, with translation MQRQSTEATISGRVIIPDGVTVDLSRFAVQAYAQGTLAGSSPVAADGSYLITAARGGSFQVKFAVPSDAPVLGEWWEGKEYDTEATPIVIADGGSVTGIDATLRRSGSISGRITLPAGIRGEVTVRAFLGSGQPRGNARSLGNGGFIITGLAEGSYSLQFFSNQLPVVEQWWTGKADYASADRIALGAGEVATGYDVTMVAAATISGRMTFPAGVRPGESNPSVQLYREDGSWYPISALVDGDGRYRIPNVAPGTYRVSFGSGSLPILPEWWNDKPDFASADPITVVAGENRTGVNVTFAKAPTIHGKVTLPPGVSFSDGIVQVRLTRASDGGGVAATTVRPDGTYSFGSLRPTAYRVAFVAQRLPVLDEWWEDAADEASSTPVTLAVGEDRALDAALAPAAIISGRVWVPTGLGSTAAGVTVTAYAGPDAAARTTTTAADGSYTLSGLPAGSYRLRFSSDMLPVAAEWWNNAADYASASPIAVRVSQVRSGFNAYLDRPSSISGRVTLPAGVVATAGQVHVDAYSAARERVGTADVRADGTYTIRGLTPATYRLLFRADDLPVAYEWWQDQPSFVSASDVVLGVREAREGVDASLERAASLSGTVSLPPGTSFDQGRVEAAVFAAEDGTSPVGTAVVRPDGTYLVQGLRSASVKVRFTACGIAAADEWWNNKNDFATALRQTTVNGSEKKNVNVVLAAASAGQPC, from the coding sequence CTCGGGGCGCGTCATCATCCCCGACGGCGTGACGGTGGACCTGAGCCGGTTCGCCGTGCAGGCGTACGCGCAGGGAACGCTCGCCGGATCCTCGCCCGTCGCCGCAGACGGCTCCTACCTGATCACTGCGGCGAGGGGCGGGTCCTTCCAGGTGAAGTTCGCCGTCCCGTCCGACGCCCCCGTCCTGGGCGAGTGGTGGGAGGGCAAGGAATACGACACCGAGGCGACACCCATCGTCATCGCCGACGGCGGTTCGGTGACGGGCATCGACGCGACCCTGCGGCGCAGCGGCTCGATCTCCGGCCGGATCACCCTCCCCGCCGGCATCCGGGGCGAGGTGACGGTCCGCGCCTTCCTCGGCTCCGGTCAACCGCGCGGAAACGCGCGCTCGCTCGGAAACGGCGGCTTCATCATCACGGGGCTGGCGGAAGGGTCGTACTCGCTCCAGTTCTTCAGCAACCAGCTGCCGGTCGTCGAACAGTGGTGGACCGGGAAAGCGGACTACGCCAGCGCGGACAGGATCGCCCTCGGCGCGGGCGAAGTGGCCACCGGTTACGACGTCACCATGGTCGCCGCCGCCACGATCTCCGGACGGATGACGTTCCCGGCGGGAGTCCGCCCCGGCGAGAGCAACCCCAGTGTGCAGCTCTACCGCGAGGACGGCAGCTGGTACCCGATCAGCGCGTTGGTCGACGGTGACGGTCGTTATCGCATCCCGAACGTCGCTCCCGGAACGTACCGGGTCTCCTTCGGGAGCGGATCGCTGCCCATCCTCCCGGAGTGGTGGAACGACAAGCCCGACTTCGCGTCCGCAGACCCGATCACGGTCGTCGCCGGAGAAAATCGGACCGGTGTGAACGTCACGTTCGCCAAGGCCCCCACCATTCATGGCAAGGTCACCCTGCCACCGGGGGTCAGCTTCTCCGACGGGATCGTGCAAGTGCGACTGACCCGCGCCAGCGACGGCGGCGGCGTCGCTGCCACGACAGTCCGGCCCGACGGCACCTACTCCTTCGGCTCGCTGCGCCCCACCGCCTACCGCGTCGCCTTCGTCGCGCAGCGACTCCCGGTCCTCGACGAATGGTGGGAGGACGCCGCCGACGAGGCCTCGTCGACACCGGTCACGCTCGCGGTCGGGGAAGACCGGGCCCTGGATGCCGCTCTCGCGCCCGCCGCCATCATCTCGGGGCGCGTATGGGTCCCGACCGGGCTCGGATCCACCGCCGCCGGGGTGACCGTCACCGCGTACGCGGGACCGGACGCGGCGGCCCGCACGACCACCACGGCCGCGGACGGGAGCTACACCCTCTCCGGGCTCCCCGCTGGCTCGTACCGGCTCCGCTTCTCGTCCGACATGCTGCCCGTCGCGGCGGAGTGGTGGAACAACGCGGCTGACTACGCCTCGGCGTCACCGATCGCGGTTCGCGTGTCGCAGGTCCGCAGCGGGTTCAACGCCTACCTCGATCGTCCCTCGTCGATATCGGGGCGGGTCACGCTGCCTGCGGGCGTCGTCGCCACCGCGGGGCAGGTGCATGTCGACGCCTACAGCGCCGCCCGGGAGCGTGTGGGGACCGCCGACGTCCGGGCCGACGGGACTTACACCATCCGCGGACTGACGCCGGCGACCTACCGCCTTCTCTTCCGCGCCGACGACCTCCCCGTGGCCTACGAGTGGTGGCAGGACCAACCGAGCTTCGTGAGCGCGTCGGACGTCGTCCTCGGCGTCCGGGAGGCACGTGAGGGCGTGGATGCCTCCCTCGAACGGGCGGCATCCCTCTCGGGCACCGTGTCCCTTCCGCCGGGGACGAGCTTCGATCAAGGGCGCGTGGAGGCGGCCGTCTTCGCGGCCGAGGACGGCACCTCGCCGGTGGGTACGGCGGTCGTTCGCCCGGACGGGACCTATCTCGTCCAGGGCCTCCGCAGCGCGAGCGTCAAGGTCCGGTTCACGGCCTGCGGCATCGCTGCAGCCGACGAGTGGTGGAACAACAAGAACGACTTCGCCACCGCCCTGAGGCAGACGACGGTGAACGGCTCCGAGAAGAAGAACGTGAACGTCGTCCTCGCTGCAGCGAGCGCCGGCCAGCCCTGCTGA
- a CDS encoding polyphosphate kinase 2 family protein, whose protein sequence is MSSHSRWTTPAAVALNVAPGFRLADVDPRSTPGYDGDKDQGKADLDAGVAPLADLQERLFAQSVAGTATGSVLLVLQAMDTAGKGGIVKHVVGAVDPQGVELASFKKPTAEELAHDFLWRIRKRLPDAGRLGVFDRSHYEDVLIGRVRSLAPADEIERRYGAIVAFEAEAAELGIRVVKVMLHISKDEQRERLASRLDRPDKHWKYNPSDVDERALWDDYMDAYQVALERTSTPLAPWHVVPADRKWYARLAVQRLLIDALTDIDPQWPTADYDVAIEKQRLAES, encoded by the coding sequence ATGAGTTCGCACAGCCGTTGGACCACGCCCGCCGCCGTCGCCCTGAACGTCGCACCGGGGTTCCGTCTCGCCGATGTCGACCCCCGGTCCACGCCGGGCTACGACGGCGACAAGGACCAGGGCAAGGCCGACCTGGACGCGGGCGTCGCACCGCTGGCCGACCTGCAGGAGCGTCTTTTCGCACAGAGCGTCGCCGGCACGGCGACCGGTTCGGTGCTGCTGGTGCTGCAGGCGATGGACACCGCCGGGAAGGGCGGCATCGTCAAGCACGTCGTCGGCGCCGTCGACCCGCAGGGCGTCGAGCTGGCCTCGTTCAAGAAGCCGACCGCCGAGGAGCTGGCGCACGACTTCCTGTGGCGCATCCGCAAACGTCTGCCGGACGCGGGTCGCCTCGGCGTCTTCGATCGCTCGCACTACGAGGACGTGCTCATCGGACGCGTCCGCTCCCTCGCCCCGGCCGACGAGATCGAGCGGCGCTACGGAGCGATCGTCGCGTTCGAGGCCGAGGCGGCGGAGCTCGGCATCCGGGTCGTCAAGGTCATGCTGCACATCTCGAAGGACGAGCAGCGCGAGCGCCTGGCATCCCGTCTCGACCGGCCCGACAAGCACTGGAAGTACAACCCGTCCGACGTCGACGAGCGTGCCCTGTGGGACGACTACATGGATGCCTACCAGGTGGCGCTCGAACGCACCTCCACGCCGCTCGCCCCGTGGCACGTCGTGCCCGCCGACCGCAAGTGGTACGCGCGGCTCGCGGTGCAGCGGCTGCTCATCGACGCCCTCACGGACATCGACCCGCAGTGGCCCACGGCCGACTACGACGTCGCGATCGAGAAGCAGCGGCTCGCGGAGTCCTAG